In one Janibacter cremeus genomic region, the following are encoded:
- a CDS encoding TlpA family protein disulfide reductase — translation MTEPRTTEPRNEPARTDAEPATTTTRRKAIKVAAAAAIIGGGAFAGYRTLEGDAQTTPNLVVGEPAPALSGPELDGGEVALADFRGDVVLVNVWASWCYPCRAEYPVLKEAATALGPRGLTVLGINTQDGIDEAREFLEELGGKAYPSIRDPNGHIAVAWATSGVPETFVIDPEGRVRERLVGEVTGQWVSDNVVPMLGD, via the coding sequence ATGACTGAGCCCAGGACGACCGAGCCGAGGAACGAGCCCGCGCGCACCGACGCCGAGCCGGCCACCACCACGACCCGTCGCAAGGCGATCAAGGTCGCCGCGGCCGCGGCGATCATCGGAGGCGGCGCGTTCGCCGGGTACCGCACGCTGGAGGGTGACGCGCAGACCACACCGAACCTCGTCGTCGGTGAACCCGCCCCGGCGTTGTCCGGGCCCGAGCTGGACGGCGGGGAGGTCGCGCTGGCCGACTTCCGCGGGGACGTCGTCCTGGTCAACGTCTGGGCCTCGTGGTGCTACCCGTGCCGCGCGGAGTACCCCGTCCTCAAGGAGGCTGCCACCGCCCTCGGGCCACGCGGGCTCACCGTCCTGGGGATCAACACCCAGGACGGGATCGACGAGGCCCGTGAGTTCCTCGAGGAGCTCGGCGGGAAGGCCTACCCGAGCATCCGTGACCCCAACGGCCACATCGCCGTCGCCTGGGCGACCTCCGGGGTCCCGGAGACCTTCGTCATCGACCCGGAAGGTCGCGTGCGCGAACGACTCGTGGGGGAGGTGACCGGCCAGTGGGTGAGCGACAACGTCGTCCCGATGCTCGGCGACTGA
- a CDS encoding cytochrome c-type biogenesis protein — MGERQRRPDARRLIRDVLVVALLAIAAAGLVHTSSGGPSSPSARSDAIAESLRCPTCNGLSVADSTSPMAGSMREIIDDQIAAGRSDEQIRTHFVDLYSDWVLLQPPASGGGWLIWAVPALVAVVGIVLVLVLAGRLRLPRFAGWGLVVVGLGMVIVLSLQVNTGDRATGGLITGSAPAPAGPEGPDGPGGSSDPSPAAPDDEAAQRRLDELRSRVRAAPEDTGLRLSLAAEALSAGRPELVRTNSQAVLEDEPRNVDALLLRSLAVTDEDDSEGLRAVREYLDVAPQEHPGRQAVEGIAEQLEVEAGDG; from the coding sequence GTGGGTGAGCGACAACGTCGTCCCGATGCTCGGCGACTGATCCGCGACGTGCTCGTCGTCGCGCTGCTGGCCATCGCTGCAGCGGGTCTCGTCCACACCAGCAGCGGCGGGCCCAGCTCCCCCTCGGCGCGCTCGGACGCCATCGCCGAGTCGCTGCGGTGCCCCACGTGCAACGGGCTCTCCGTCGCCGACTCCACGTCCCCGATGGCCGGCAGCATGCGCGAGATCATCGACGACCAGATCGCCGCCGGACGCAGTGACGAGCAGATCCGGACCCACTTCGTCGACCTGTACAGCGACTGGGTCCTGCTCCAGCCGCCCGCGAGCGGCGGGGGATGGCTCATCTGGGCCGTGCCCGCCCTCGTCGCCGTCGTCGGCATCGTCCTCGTCCTCGTCCTCGCCGGGCGGCTGCGCCTGCCGAGGTTCGCCGGGTGGGGCCTCGTCGTCGTCGGGCTCGGCATGGTCATCGTGCTGTCCCTGCAGGTCAACACCGGCGACCGTGCCACCGGAGGCCTCATCACCGGCTCGGCGCCGGCTCCTGCCGGCCCCGAGGGTCCTGATGGCCCTGGCGGCTCGTCCGATCCTTCTCCGGCAGCGCCCGACGACGAGGCCGCGCAGCGCCGGCTCGACGAGCTGCGCAGCAGGGTGCGGGCCGCCCCGGAGGACACCGGGCTGCGCCTGTCCCTGGCCGCGGAGGCACTCTCCGCCGGTCGGCCGGAGCTGGTGCGGACGAACTCCCAGGCGGTCCTGGAGGACGAGCCGCGCAACGTCGACGCCCTGCTGCTGCGCTCCCTCGCAGTGACCGATGAGGACGACAGCGAGGGGCTGCGGGCGGTCCGGGAGTACCTCGACGTGGCACCGCAGGAGCACCCCGGACGCCAGGCGGTCGAGGGCATCGCCGAGCAGCTCGAGGTGGAGGCCGGCGATGGGTGA
- a CDS encoding plastocyanin/azurin family copper-binding protein — MRHRRLPAVAALSVVALLLGGCVSGGGDESASAEGAPSADVRVGLVDYSFTRSAGALLATTVTLTVTNAGSTDHDLQLLDGEEVLGATRVLAPGEEQTITVDLSGLEKVTFLCTLPGHEEMGMVEDVDVVPEPAAMTSFATHTPQEEFAR; from the coding sequence ATGCGCCACCGTCGTCTGCCTGCCGTCGCCGCCCTGTCGGTGGTGGCGCTCCTGCTCGGCGGGTGTGTTTCAGGCGGCGGGGACGAGTCCGCGAGTGCCGAGGGTGCGCCGTCCGCGGACGTGCGCGTCGGGCTCGTCGACTACTCGTTCACGCGCTCTGCCGGCGCGCTGCTCGCCACCACGGTGACCCTCACCGTGACCAACGCGGGGAGCACCGATCACGACCTGCAGCTGCTCGACGGCGAGGAGGTCCTGGGGGCGACCCGGGTGCTGGCGCCGGGGGAGGAGCAGACGATCACCGTCGACCTGAGCGGGCTGGAGAAGGTCACCTTCCTGTGCACGCTTCCCGGTCACGAGGAGATGGGCATGGTCGAGGACGTGGATGTCGTGCCCGAGCCGGCCGCCATGACCTCATTCGCCACACACACGCCACAGGAGGAGTTCGCACGATGA
- a CDS encoding cbb3-type cytochrome c oxidase subunit I — MSLTARRNVTDEDASDELVPRGQPVPGTDMPHVFKEPAPIPAKLIRAHALAGLWLLLVAALFGLITAWKFHDPEFMGQQEWSTWGRTRANHVQGILLAWLVNGFMAFAYFAVPTLTNRPILSERLGWAIFWFWNVGVVIGGWVLVSIGLMQSVEWGEFPAVIDVFIIIGLLAFAVQLCTPYIRQRREAKSSLYVASWYLLLALTFTPVAFIIGQFLPPFVTPGATGAVLSGLWIHDAVGMFTTPLALLIAYYVIPAATGRPIFSHFMSLIGFWGLVYFYPLNGIHHYTFSPIPMHAQTSAIAASVAMGLTVVIVVVNLYASLRGSARMVVTYLPLRFVWMALFFYILVSLQGAYQAGMPVQEVIHFTDWVIAHSHMAMAGFATFMVFGGILHFWPMVSGRMPDPALARSSFWVSTLALSAMIIDLTIVGLQQASMWLSGNPWIDSVTASMPGWITRSVSGTALFIGFILFIAALHKAKPVEEIEVADKAVDVAAAKKAVQHG; from the coding sequence GTGAGCCTGACCGCACGCCGCAACGTCACGGACGAGGACGCCTCGGACGAGCTCGTCCCACGTGGGCAGCCGGTGCCCGGCACGGACATGCCGCACGTCTTCAAGGAGCCGGCGCCCATCCCCGCCAAGCTGATCCGGGCCCACGCGCTGGCCGGCCTCTGGCTGCTGCTGGTGGCGGCCCTGTTCGGTCTGATCACCGCGTGGAAGTTCCACGACCCGGAGTTCATGGGCCAGCAGGAGTGGTCGACGTGGGGCCGCACCCGCGCCAACCACGTCCAGGGCATCCTGCTCGCCTGGCTGGTCAACGGGTTCATGGCCTTCGCCTACTTCGCCGTCCCGACGCTGACCAACCGCCCGATCCTCAGCGAGCGCCTGGGCTGGGCGATCTTCTGGTTCTGGAACGTCGGCGTCGTCATCGGTGGCTGGGTCCTGGTGTCCATCGGACTGATGCAGTCGGTCGAGTGGGGCGAGTTCCCGGCCGTCATCGACGTCTTCATCATCATCGGGCTCCTCGCCTTCGCCGTGCAGCTGTGCACGCCGTACATCCGCCAGCGCCGCGAGGCCAAGAGCTCGCTCTACGTCGCGAGCTGGTACCTGCTGCTGGCCCTGACCTTCACGCCGGTGGCCTTCATCATCGGCCAGTTCCTGCCCCCCTTCGTCACGCCCGGCGCGACCGGGGCGGTCCTGTCCGGGCTGTGGATCCACGACGCGGTCGGCATGTTCACCACGCCCCTGGCGCTGCTGATCGCCTACTACGTCATCCCGGCGGCGACCGGCCGGCCGATCTTCAGCCACTTCATGTCGCTCATCGGCTTCTGGGGGTTGGTGTACTTCTACCCGCTCAACGGGATCCACCACTACACCTTCTCGCCGATCCCGATGCACGCCCAGACGAGTGCGATCGCCGCCTCGGTGGCCATGGGCCTGACCGTGGTCATCGTCGTGGTCAACCTCTACGCCAGCCTGCGGGGCTCGGCGCGGATGGTCGTGACGTACCTGCCGCTGCGGTTCGTGTGGATGGCGCTGTTCTTCTACATCCTCGTGTCCCTGCAGGGCGCCTACCAGGCCGGCATGCCGGTCCAGGAGGTCATCCACTTCACCGACTGGGTCATCGCGCACTCGCACATGGCCATGGCCGGCTTCGCCACCTTCATGGTCTTCGGCGGCATCCTGCACTTCTGGCCGATGGTCTCCGGGCGGATGCCCGACCCGGCGCTGGCGCGTTCCTCCTTCTGGGTGTCCACGCTCGCGCTGTCCGCGATGATCATCGACCTGACCATCGTGGGGCTGCAGCAGGCGTCCATGTGGCTCAGCGGCAACCCGTGGATCGACTCGGTGACCGCCTCGATGCCCGGATGGATCACGCGATCGGTCAGCGGTACGGCCCTGTTCATCGGATTCATCCTCTTCATCGCTGCCCTGCACAAGGCGAAGCCGGTCGAGGAGATCGAGGTGGCCGACAAGGCGGTCGACGTCGCCGCGGCCAAGAAGGCGGTGCAGCATGGCTGA
- a CDS encoding cbb3-type cytochrome c oxidase subunit II, with product MAEEETDVAHTGWYTRFERFESILLFAGVGSLLVSFIGLGLLPALEIGDQVEKNTPETYQAMTAEEQHGFEIYQREGCAYCHSQFVRTTDADEVRWGQAAEAWEYQDQYPQQWGTRRIGPDLSRLAGVYSDDWHLAHLYNPRSTVPDSIMPSYPWLFDEGPDGEVTPTREGEALVAYLQSLGENMRVAGPQTDGEQGKL from the coding sequence ATGGCTGAGGAGGAGACGGACGTGGCCCACACCGGCTGGTACACGCGCTTCGAGCGCTTCGAGTCGATCCTGCTCTTCGCCGGAGTGGGCTCGCTGCTGGTCTCGTTCATCGGGCTGGGCCTGCTGCCGGCACTCGAGATCGGCGACCAGGTCGAGAAGAACACGCCGGAGACGTACCAGGCGATGACCGCCGAGGAGCAGCACGGTTTCGAGATCTACCAGCGCGAGGGGTGCGCCTACTGCCACTCGCAGTTCGTGCGCACGACCGACGCCGACGAGGTCCGCTGGGGCCAGGCCGCGGAGGCGTGGGAGTACCAGGACCAGTACCCGCAGCAGTGGGGGACCCGGCGCATCGGCCCGGACCTGTCCCGCCTCGCCGGTGTCTACTCCGACGACTGGCACCTGGCCCATCTCTACAACCCCCGCAGCACCGTGCCGGACTCGATCATGCCGAGCTACCCGTGGCTCTTCGACGAGGGCCCCGACGGCGAGGTCACCCCGACGCGTGAGGGCGAGGCACTCGTGGCCTACCTGCAGTCGCTGGGCGAGAACATGCGGGTCGCGGGGCCGCAGACCGACGGCGAGCAGGGAAAACTGTGA
- a CDS encoding cytochrome c: MKMRLTNLFFVVMIALAIGGGAYLLTTSTHTEELTPSSDASAAGTGAGPAEHEEGEGAAPLTAPEPAAYDTELVAKGAEVYAANCQVCHGGSGNGDGAWAEVGMDVPPRDFTDSEWMSSQSDGVFYTSIQRGVPGTAMPSFADRLSEKEIWAAVAYIRGLSPRVALDAPMGSEDVEKGKELYAATCAGCHGANGDGEGDAAAAFGTQPRALNNPGWLNSKSDDELINTVTQGLPNTAMPAFGDQLTYDDTRSIVRYLRQMAGVPQREHPQQGGWAERTYQAYCASCHGVDGDGEGPAAGRLDPEPRNFRNPQWMAGQSAEGLAEVIGEGRHGTAMPPFAALLTEDERTRVAKYIMGFSSPEAMPGADSANRYSPAPSGESTSQSSSSPAADR; encoded by the coding sequence ATGAAGATGCGTCTGACCAATCTCTTCTTCGTGGTGATGATCGCGCTGGCGATCGGCGGCGGTGCCTACCTGCTGACCACCTCGACCCACACGGAGGAGCTCACCCCCAGCAGCGATGCCTCCGCGGCAGGGACGGGCGCCGGTCCCGCGGAGCACGAAGAGGGCGAGGGCGCCGCACCGTTGACCGCACCCGAGCCGGCGGCCTACGACACCGAGCTGGTGGCGAAGGGAGCCGAGGTGTACGCCGCCAACTGCCAGGTGTGCCACGGCGGCTCCGGGAACGGCGACGGAGCGTGGGCCGAGGTCGGGATGGATGTCCCGCCGCGTGACTTCACCGACAGCGAGTGGATGTCCTCCCAGTCCGACGGGGTCTTCTACACCTCGATCCAGCGAGGGGTGCCCGGCACGGCCATGCCCTCCTTCGCCGACCGGCTCAGCGAGAAGGAGATCTGGGCCGCCGTCGCCTACATCCGGGGTCTGTCCCCGCGGGTGGCGCTGGACGCACCGATGGGTTCCGAGGACGTCGAGAAGGGCAAGGAGCTGTACGCCGCCACCTGCGCGGGCTGCCACGGTGCGAATGGAGATGGTGAGGGGGACGCGGCGGCGGCCTTCGGCACCCAGCCGCGCGCGCTGAACAACCCCGGGTGGTTGAACTCCAAGAGCGACGACGAGCTGATCAACACCGTCACCCAGGGCCTGCCCAACACCGCCATGCCCGCCTTCGGGGACCAGTTGACCTACGACGACACCCGCTCGATCGTGCGGTACCTGCGGCAGATGGCCGGCGTGCCCCAGCGGGAGCACCCGCAGCAGGGCGGGTGGGCCGAGCGGACCTACCAGGCCTACTGCGCCTCCTGCCACGGTGTGGACGGCGACGGCGAGGGGCCGGCCGCGGGTCGTCTGGACCCCGAGCCGCGCAACTTCCGCAACCCCCAGTGGATGGCGGGGCAGTCCGCGGAGGGCCTGGCCGAGGTGATCGGCGAGGGGCGCCACGGGACGGCCATGCCCCCCTTCGCCGCACTGCTCACCGAGGACGAGCGCACCCGCGTGGCGAAGTACATCATGGGATTCTCGAGCCCGGAGGCCATGCCGGGCGCCGATTCAGCCAACAGATACTCACCCGCCCCCAGTGGTGAGAGCACATCGCAGTCCAGCAGCTCCCCGGCTGCGGACCGGTGA
- a CDS encoding molybdopterin-dependent oxidoreductase: MDRRQLLFGGASVIGLSALAGCSSGLGEQSAQAASKKLITAADLKMEVGTPYPLVSLPGKKPMGQVYDRPPNYETPAEKLIGEKNYPYTDNDYYYVRYREADVLEVDPKDYTLKIGGDAAHNEVTFTYEELLARSSTTVGAVGMCSGQGRGLHHPMIPGMPWTKGDLSAAEWTGIPLKDLLKEVGVDDSAEFVAFRGGRLISMTKPQYWRSYILDTIPDEALVALKMNGEDIPFWNGYPVRLVVPGTYAPPWVKQLVEIQIRKTNHPMEWSGREATPNKLNLHSFVTTPTDGTTVPPRRPIEFTGVAYDKGDGIAQVDYSIDDGKSWHKAKLEKSYGKYTWRVWRANIEFDEPGKHTVMCRATSTTGEKQAVEVSEDVRENGGRKETAARLYAAHIMVEDG; encoded by the coding sequence ATGGACCGTCGACAGCTGCTCTTCGGTGGCGCGAGCGTCATCGGCTTGTCAGCCCTGGCAGGCTGCTCGTCCGGCCTGGGTGAGCAGAGCGCCCAGGCCGCGAGCAAGAAACTCATCACGGCGGCCGACCTGAAGATGGAGGTCGGTACCCCCTACCCCTTGGTCTCCCTGCCGGGGAAGAAGCCGATGGGGCAGGTCTACGACCGCCCGCCGAACTACGAGACGCCCGCCGAGAAGCTCATCGGTGAGAAGAACTATCCGTACACGGACAACGACTACTACTACGTGCGCTACCGCGAGGCGGACGTGCTCGAGGTGGACCCGAAGGACTACACCCTCAAGATCGGTGGCGACGCCGCGCACAACGAGGTGACCTTCACCTACGAGGAGCTGCTGGCGCGCTCCTCGACGACCGTCGGAGCCGTGGGCATGTGCTCCGGTCAGGGCCGCGGCCTGCACCACCCGATGATCCCCGGCATGCCGTGGACGAAGGGGGACCTCTCGGCCGCCGAGTGGACCGGCATCCCGCTGAAGGACCTGCTCAAGGAAGTGGGTGTCGACGACTCGGCGGAGTTCGTCGCCTTCCGGGGTGGACGGCTCATCTCCATGACCAAGCCGCAGTACTGGCGTTCCTACATCCTCGACACCATCCCCGACGAGGCGCTCGTCGCGCTGAAGATGAACGGCGAGGACATCCCGTTCTGGAACGGCTACCCGGTTCGGCTGGTCGTGCCCGGGACCTACGCACCGCCGTGGGTCAAGCAGCTCGTCGAGATCCAGATCCGCAAGACCAACCACCCGATGGAGTGGTCGGGGCGGGAAGCCACCCCCAACAAGCTCAATCTGCACTCCTTCGTGACCACCCCCACGGACGGGACCACGGTCCCGCCGCGTCGACCGATCGAGTTCACCGGTGTCGCCTACGACAAGGGTGACGGCATCGCGCAGGTCGACTACTCGATCGACGACGGCAAGAGCTGGCACAAGGCCAAGCTGGAGAAGTCGTACGGCAAGTACACCTGGCGCGTGTGGCGCGCGAACATCGAGTTCGACGAGCCCGGGAAGCACACGGTGATGTGTCGTGCGACGAGCACGACGGGTGAGAAGCAGGCGGTCGAGGTCTCCGAGGACGTGCGGGAGAACGGCGGACGCAAGGAGACCGCAGCCCGGTTGTACGCCGCGCACATCATGGTGGAGGACGGATGA
- a CDS encoding c-type cytochrome codes for MSTDNSSEDKATQAGTGTSPFRTRRRRVTWFASLSLVAVAIIAIGVYAVVGLRTQSVGQSDVSVAEGHDLPRADLVLAQGEDQGLVQSYCTACHSLAPIVTHSGFTEEDWESEVTKMREQYGAPIDDATAKRIIAYLQTHYATDTEKPAGTSEYLFNDPAGNFDDSAEDR; via the coding sequence ATGAGCACTGACAACAGCAGTGAGGACAAGGCGACCCAGGCAGGGACCGGGACGTCCCCGTTCCGGACCCGGCGGCGCCGGGTGACGTGGTTCGCCTCCCTGTCGTTGGTCGCCGTAGCGATCATCGCGATCGGCGTCTACGCCGTGGTGGGGCTGCGGACGCAGTCGGTGGGGCAGAGCGACGTCTCGGTCGCCGAGGGGCACGACCTGCCCCGGGCCGACCTGGTGCTCGCGCAAGGGGAGGACCAGGGGTTGGTCCAGTCCTACTGCACGGCCTGCCACTCGCTCGCCCCGATCGTCACGCACTCGGGGTTCACGGAGGAGGACTGGGAGTCGGAGGTGACCAAGATGCGGGAGCAGTACGGAGCGCCGATCGACGACGCGACGGCGAAGCGCATCATCGCCTACCTGCAGACCCACTACGCGACCGACACCGAGAAGCCCGCCGGCACGTCCGAGTACCTGTTCAACGACCCCGCCGGCAACTTCGACGACTCCGCCGAGGATCGATGA
- a CDS encoding ABC transporter ATP-binding protein, whose translation MTQATREGSPATTTVVPGIFACLLRGVSHSYGSQVVVHPIDLDLAKGSLLVVRGANGSGKSTLLRIICGLLRPTTGERRSDATALLLASGDGARRRDRVEDALRTVAAISAGEIRGGVESVLVGVGLPPSIARRRVAELSSGQRDRLTLAVAEVSGADLVCLDEPSAHMDAGGAQIVAQSVRRLRERGCTVVVATHDPGLDSLPADTALTLDEGRVVRVVP comes from the coding sequence ATGACCCAGGCCACGCGCGAGGGGTCCCCGGCCACCACCACGGTGGTGCCGGGGATCTTCGCGTGCCTCCTGCGGGGGGTCAGCCACTCCTACGGCAGCCAGGTCGTGGTGCATCCGATCGATCTCGACCTGGCGAAGGGGAGCCTGCTCGTGGTCCGCGGGGCGAACGGCTCCGGCAAGTCCACGCTGCTGCGCATCATCTGCGGTCTGCTGCGCCCGACCACGGGTGAGCGGCGCTCCGACGCCACGGCACTGCTCCTCGCCTCCGGGGACGGGGCGCGGCGTCGTGACCGCGTCGAGGACGCGCTGCGCACGGTCGCGGCAATCTCCGCGGGGGAGATCCGTGGCGGTGTGGAGAGCGTGCTGGTCGGGGTCGGCCTGCCCCCGTCGATCGCCCGACGCCGGGTGGCCGAGCTGTCCAGCGGGCAGCGCGACCGACTCACCCTCGCCGTGGCCGAGGTCTCCGGGGCCGACCTGGTGTGCCTCGACGAGCCCAGCGCCCACATGGACGCCGGCGGCGCGCAGATCGTGGCGCAGTCGGTCCGCCGGTTGCGTGAGCGTGGCTGCACGGTCGTCGTGGCCACCCACGACCCCGGTCTCGACTCCTTGCCGGCCGACACGGCCCTCACGCTCGACGAGGGCCGGGTCGTGCGAGTGGTCCCGTGA
- a CDS encoding heme exporter protein CcmB, translated as MSTPVAAVVRREMRVLVLSPETTVVTVSFVLAAVLLAGLAFGPVPATMAAVGPGTIWLVVLLSAAPQARDVAASEREEGTWDLLRGLVRPTDLLVGKCLALWLRLALTWTGTALLVTALFDLHLPASAWPAALLGTLGLAVVTVALGVMVAGARAGGGGALLTTLILPLALPILLAGTMLTTPDSSLAPWFLTLAGTDAMLLVAVWATFPMLLEE; from the coding sequence GTGAGCACGCCGGTCGCCGCCGTGGTCCGGCGCGAGATGCGGGTGCTCGTGCTCTCACCCGAGACCACCGTCGTCACCGTCTCCTTCGTCCTGGCCGCCGTCCTGCTGGCCGGGCTCGCCTTCGGCCCGGTGCCGGCCACGATGGCCGCCGTCGGGCCGGGCACGATCTGGCTCGTGGTCCTGCTCAGCGCGGCGCCGCAGGCCCGGGACGTGGCCGCGAGCGAGCGTGAGGAGGGGACCTGGGACCTGCTGCGGGGGCTCGTGCGGCCCACCGACCTGCTGGTGGGCAAGTGCCTGGCCCTGTGGCTGCGTCTGGCGCTGACCTGGACGGGTACCGCACTGCTCGTCACGGCCCTGTTCGACCTGCACCTCCCGGCCTCCGCCTGGCCGGCGGCGCTGCTGGGGACCCTGGGCCTCGCCGTCGTCACGGTGGCGCTCGGCGTCATGGTCGCGGGCGCCCGGGCCGGGGGCGGCGGCGCCCTGCTGACCACGTTGATCCTGCCGCTGGCCCTGCCGATCCTGCTCGCCGGGACCATGCTGACGACCCCCGACTCGTCGCTCGCGCCGTGGTTCCTGACGCTCGCGGGGACGGACG